In Asanoa sp. WMMD1127, one genomic interval encodes:
- a CDS encoding DNA-formamidopyrimidine glycosylase family protein produces the protein MPELPEVENARSVIARAALDREIVDVDDHDTWVCRPHPPGQIRAALLGRRLTVAHRRGKSMWCETSGDGPVLGIHLGMSGKIVVADPDGAEVDGGDYWERGRAAGDYRYARFALMFADGGRLMLVDPRRLGRVRLDPPVELLGPDATEITPAQFRGMLGRGTAPVKARLLDQHAVAGIGNLLADDILWRAKVHPGKPVDELTADEVAALLRATRYAIRTSVAGGGVHTLPTLKLRGPEARCPRDGAAMAHGVYGGRTTWFCPVDQKL, from the coding sequence GTGCCGGAGCTTCCCGAGGTCGAGAACGCGCGGTCGGTGATCGCGCGGGCGGCGCTCGACCGGGAGATCGTCGACGTCGACGACCACGACACCTGGGTCTGCCGGCCGCACCCGCCGGGGCAGATCCGGGCCGCGCTGCTCGGCCGCCGGCTGACGGTCGCGCACCGCCGCGGCAAGAGCATGTGGTGCGAGACGTCCGGCGACGGCCCGGTCCTCGGCATCCACCTCGGCATGTCCGGCAAGATCGTGGTGGCCGACCCGGACGGCGCCGAGGTCGACGGCGGCGACTACTGGGAACGCGGCCGGGCGGCGGGCGACTACCGCTACGCGCGGTTCGCGCTGATGTTCGCCGACGGCGGCCGGCTGATGCTGGTGGACCCGCGCCGGCTGGGCCGCGTGCGGCTGGACCCGCCGGTCGAGCTGCTCGGCCCCGACGCCACCGAGATCACGCCGGCCCAGTTCCGCGGGATGCTGGGCCGCGGCACCGCGCCGGTCAAGGCCCGCCTGCTCGACCAGCACGCGGTCGCCGGCATCGGCAACCTGCTGGCCGACGACATCCTCTGGCGGGCCAAGGTGCACCCGGGCAAGCCGGTCGACGAGCTCACCGCCGACGAGGTGGCGGCGCTGCTGCGGGCGACCCGCTACGCGATCCGCACCTCGGTCGCCGGCGGCGGTGTGCACACCCTGCCGACGCTCAAGCTGCGCGGTCCGGAGGCCCGGTGCCCGCGGGACGGCGCGGCGATGGCCCACGGCGTCTACGGCGGGCGTACGACCTGGTTCTGTCCGGTCGACCAGAAGTTGTGA
- a CDS encoding prolyl oligopeptidase family serine peptidase has protein sequence MEFPELAARTALFTRGAPHQVTVAVDGSRVLFLRSAGPEDPTDALWTLDLSADGATERLVADGPVDAYAADPQCRVAALVTDGTLRRVDLRTGAVTEVTASGPVTDARPDPTGARIAYLSAAGELRVIEPDGGDVLLAGEGTRVSWGRAEEVARRDFDRRRGYWWSPDGQSLLAARVDDTRVARVEVGEPPVTIARPLAGGTNAEVSLHLLDLDGGWVDVHWDRETYPYLVAVDWVEGGPLITVLRRMQQHGLVLAVDPRTGETQVHAELADPRWVEPVAGTPCHLPDGRVLVGGELAHDGYDARCLFADGTLLTPPSLYLRRVVGRMPGPGGSPDLLVEASDGEPSEQHLFRVRTAIGGGGVESRRLTTAPGWHTGAVGGDVLVIGARSLDHTGTRWTVWKGDHQVARLEPRSAEPPATPRPALERVTDRRLPAAVVYPTGHVAGRRLPVLLDIDGGPGHQEVRAERSAWIERQWWADNGFAVVTVDNRGTPGVAPSFEKVVHRRLADVMLTDQADALAALSGKHPDLDLARVAVRGRRFGGWLATLAVLRRPEVFTCAVAEGPIVDWALCGTAYAERYLGQPVDGPEIYAHHSLLEVAGEPATDRSSARPLLIVADPGDPEESDQVKRLSTVLTRTNRPHELLREADPARRLPAELDFLRRTV, from the coding sequence GTGGAGTTTCCCGAGCTGGCAGCCCGGACCGCACTGTTCACCCGTGGCGCGCCGCACCAGGTCACCGTCGCCGTCGACGGTTCGCGAGTGCTGTTCCTGCGCTCCGCCGGCCCCGAGGATCCCACCGACGCGCTCTGGACGCTCGACCTGTCGGCCGACGGCGCGACCGAGCGACTGGTCGCCGACGGCCCCGTCGACGCGTACGCGGCCGACCCACAGTGCCGGGTCGCCGCCCTCGTCACCGACGGCACGCTCCGCCGGGTCGACCTGCGCACCGGCGCCGTCACCGAGGTGACCGCGAGCGGCCCGGTCACCGACGCCCGACCGGACCCGACCGGGGCCCGGATCGCCTACCTGAGCGCGGCCGGCGAGCTGCGGGTGATCGAGCCCGACGGCGGCGACGTGCTGCTGGCCGGCGAGGGCACCCGGGTGAGCTGGGGCCGCGCCGAGGAGGTCGCCCGGCGCGACTTCGACCGGCGGCGCGGCTACTGGTGGTCGCCGGACGGGCAGTCCCTGCTCGCCGCCCGCGTCGACGACACCCGGGTCGCCCGGGTCGAGGTCGGCGAGCCACCGGTGACCATCGCCCGTCCCCTGGCCGGCGGCACCAACGCCGAGGTGAGCCTGCACCTGCTCGACCTCGACGGCGGCTGGGTCGACGTGCACTGGGACCGGGAGACCTATCCCTATCTGGTCGCCGTCGACTGGGTCGAGGGCGGTCCGCTGATCACGGTGCTGCGCCGGATGCAGCAGCACGGTCTGGTGCTGGCCGTCGACCCGCGCACCGGCGAGACCCAGGTGCATGCCGAGCTGGCCGACCCGCGCTGGGTGGAGCCGGTCGCCGGCACGCCCTGCCACCTGCCCGACGGCCGGGTGCTGGTCGGCGGCGAGCTCGCCCATGACGGCTACGACGCCCGCTGCCTGTTCGCCGACGGCACCCTGCTCACCCCGCCCTCGCTCTACCTGCGCCGGGTGGTGGGCCGGATGCCCGGGCCGGGCGGCTCTCCCGACCTGCTGGTCGAGGCGAGCGACGGCGAGCCGAGCGAGCAACACCTCTTCCGCGTACGCACGGCGATCGGCGGTGGCGGCGTCGAGTCACGCCGGTTGACCACGGCTCCGGGCTGGCACACCGGCGCGGTCGGCGGCGACGTGCTGGTGATCGGCGCCCGCTCGCTGGACCACACCGGCACGCGGTGGACCGTCTGGAAGGGCGACCACCAGGTCGCGCGGCTCGAACCGCGCTCGGCCGAACCGCCGGCCACGCCCCGCCCCGCGCTGGAGCGGGTCACCGACCGTCGGCTGCCGGCCGCCGTGGTCTACCCGACCGGGCACGTGGCCGGACGCCGGCTGCCGGTGCTGCTCGACATCGACGGCGGCCCGGGGCACCAGGAGGTGCGGGCCGAGCGGAGCGCCTGGATCGAGCGCCAGTGGTGGGCCGACAACGGCTTCGCGGTGGTCACCGTCGACAACCGGGGCACGCCGGGCGTCGCGCCGTCGTTCGAGAAGGTCGTGCACCGGCGGCTCGCCGACGTGATGCTCACGGACCAGGCCGACGCGCTGGCCGCGCTCAGCGGCAAGCACCCCGACCTCGATCTCGCCCGGGTCGCGGTGCGCGGCCGGCGGTTCGGCGGTTGGTTGGCCACGCTCGCGGTGCTGCGCCGGCCCGAGGTGTTCACCTGCGCGGTGGCCGAGGGACCGATCGTCGACTGGGCGCTGTGCGGCACGGCCTACGCCGAGCGTTACCTCGGTCAGCCGGTCGACGGCCCGGAGATCTACGCGCACCACTCGCTGCTGGAGGTCGCGGGCGAGCCGGCGACCGACCGCTCGTCGGCCCGCCCGCTGCTGATCGTGGCGGACCCCGGCGACCCGGAGGAGTCCGACCAGGTCAAGCGGCTGTCCACGGTGCTCACGCGGACCAACCGCCCGCACGAGCTGCTCCGCGAAGCCGACCCGGCCCGCCGCCTGCCGGCCGAGCTCGACTTCCTCCGCCGTACTGTCTGA
- the mshB gene encoding N-acetyl-1-D-myo-inositol-2-amino-2-deoxy-alpha-D-glucopyranoside deacetylase, whose translation MARRLLLVHAHPDDESISTGATMAHYAAQGAQVTLVTCTLGEEGEIYVPELALLAAAEADQLGGYRVAELRAACTALGVADVRFLGGAGRYRDSGMMGLPTNDNPRAFWRADLDEAAGYLVEVMRETRPQVMITYDEHGFYGHPDHIQAHRVAMRAAELARAEGVGPQKIYFLAMPKSVLEAGLHAFADSVGNPFEGVESADDFPFGTADDQIAARIDGTEQHDAKVVALKAHATQIPDSSWLYALAGDFGNEFMGVEYFTLALGERGPGDGPNGWESDLFAGIAADEPAPAEAGSR comes from the coding sequence GTGGCTCGACGACTACTGCTGGTGCACGCCCATCCGGACGACGAGTCGATCAGCACCGGCGCGACGATGGCGCACTACGCCGCCCAGGGCGCACAGGTCACGTTGGTGACCTGCACCCTCGGCGAAGAGGGCGAGATCTACGTTCCTGAGCTGGCGCTGCTCGCCGCCGCGGAGGCCGACCAGCTGGGCGGCTACCGGGTGGCCGAGCTGCGGGCCGCGTGCACCGCGCTCGGTGTCGCCGACGTCCGCTTCCTCGGCGGCGCCGGCCGCTACCGCGACTCCGGGATGATGGGCCTGCCGACCAACGACAACCCGCGCGCGTTCTGGCGGGCCGACCTCGACGAGGCCGCCGGCTACCTGGTCGAGGTGATGCGGGAGACCCGGCCGCAGGTCATGATCACGTACGACGAGCACGGCTTCTACGGGCACCCCGACCACATCCAGGCCCACCGGGTCGCGATGCGGGCCGCGGAGCTCGCCCGGGCCGAGGGCGTCGGGCCGCAGAAGATCTACTTCCTGGCGATGCCGAAGAGCGTGCTCGAGGCCGGGCTGCACGCGTTCGCCGACTCCGTGGGCAACCCCTTCGAGGGCGTCGAGAGCGCCGACGACTTCCCGTTCGGCACCGCCGACGACCAGATCGCCGCCCGGATCGACGGGACCGAGCAGCACGACGCCAAGGTGGTGGCGCTCAAGGCGCACGCCACCCAGATTCCCGACTCGTCGTGGCTCTACGCGCTGGCCGGCGACTTCGGCAACGAGTTCATGGGCGTCGAATACTTCACGCTCGCGCTCGGCGAGCGCGGCCCCGGCGACGGGCCCAACGGCTGGGAGAGCGACCTGTTCGCCGGCATCGCCGCCGACGAGCCCGCCCCGGCGGAGGCCGGCTCGAGGTGA
- a CDS encoding VanW family protein, with amino-acid sequence MQTAPQSKKRRRLAVGGALLTLLLIAIGVLAGFAYKGDVPRGTSVLGVDIGGLSRSAATARLHSGLDGRPGLDKPITVHVAGDARSVDAQVTPDQIGLAVDVDATVAAAADGGPHLWGGNTVTPTVSLDNAKLDAALRPTVERATFDAATPASITFDGVTPKITYPSPGKAVDLPKAADAVKSGWVDSITAAGVAAGGTVPSPGQPGATSVSVPLVEVDNAKGRAAVDQLMDSLVEPAVAAPVTVHSPKGDVSITPDMIAKSLKITGAADGTVTPSVDPGALRTAMGPAISKIESSPPSAVKGEGATQQVLVSAAGGEYVDGGKLATDVLGVLPKSGPRTVDATLNPAPAQVADANLAKMGVKEKVSTFTTKFTGGLDEPRVKNIVQVAKKVDGAVVKPGETFSLNGYTGWRGYEQGYVDAPVIDNNKLVPAVGGGISQFTTTLFNASYYAGLKDVEHKPHSFYISRYPSVIESTIFWPNLDLKFQNTTPYGMLIDTSYTNDSITVSMWSTKVYDSVKTEWGPKRDVTKPESKTLPAGPQCIATSGSDGFTQDAYRVIHKDGKEVQREKFSWRYDAEPRYVCEKPSDEAKATTESPDSQSEQQSTDEPVAPVTPPTDSGSGTSSGSGYGGWGN; translated from the coding sequence ATGCAGACCGCCCCCCAGAGCAAGAAGCGTCGCCGGCTAGCCGTCGGCGGCGCCCTGCTCACCCTGCTGCTGATCGCCATCGGCGTACTGGCCGGCTTCGCGTACAAGGGTGACGTCCCCCGCGGCACCTCCGTGCTCGGCGTCGACATCGGCGGCCTGAGCCGCTCGGCCGCCACCGCCCGCCTGCACAGCGGCCTCGACGGCCGGCCCGGGCTGGACAAGCCGATCACGGTGCACGTCGCCGGCGACGCCAGGTCGGTCGACGCCCAGGTCACCCCCGACCAGATCGGCCTCGCGGTGGACGTCGACGCGACCGTGGCCGCCGCGGCCGACGGTGGTCCGCACCTGTGGGGCGGCAACACCGTGACTCCTACGGTCAGCCTCGACAACGCCAAGCTCGACGCGGCCCTGCGGCCCACGGTCGAGCGGGCCACCTTCGACGCCGCCACCCCTGCGTCGATCACGTTCGACGGCGTCACCCCCAAGATCACCTACCCCTCGCCGGGCAAGGCCGTCGACCTGCCGAAGGCGGCCGACGCCGTCAAGTCCGGCTGGGTCGACTCGATCACGGCCGCGGGCGTCGCCGCCGGCGGGACCGTCCCCAGCCCCGGCCAGCCCGGCGCCACCAGCGTCTCGGTGCCGCTGGTCGAGGTCGACAACGCCAAGGGCCGCGCCGCGGTCGACCAGCTGATGGACTCGCTGGTCGAGCCGGCCGTCGCCGCCCCGGTGACGGTGCACTCGCCCAAGGGCGACGTCAGCATCACGCCGGACATGATCGCCAAGAGCCTGAAGATCACCGGCGCCGCGGACGGCACGGTCACGCCGTCGGTCGACCCGGGCGCGCTGCGTACCGCCATGGGTCCGGCCATCTCCAAGATCGAGTCGTCGCCGCCGTCGGCGGTCAAGGGCGAGGGCGCCACCCAGCAGGTGCTGGTCAGCGCGGCCGGCGGCGAGTACGTCGACGGCGGCAAGCTCGCCACCGACGTGCTCGGGGTGCTGCCCAAGAGCGGGCCGCGCACCGTCGACGCCACGCTGAACCCGGCGCCGGCCCAGGTCGCCGACGCCAACCTGGCGAAGATGGGCGTCAAGGAGAAGGTCTCGACGTTCACCACCAAGTTCACCGGTGGGCTCGACGAGCCGCGGGTGAAGAACATCGTCCAGGTCGCCAAGAAGGTCGACGGCGCGGTCGTGAAGCCCGGCGAGACGTTCTCGCTGAACGGCTACACGGGCTGGCGCGGCTACGAGCAGGGCTACGTCGACGCGCCCGTGATCGACAACAACAAGCTCGTGCCCGCGGTGGGCGGCGGCATCTCGCAGTTCACCACCACGCTGTTCAACGCCAGCTACTACGCCGGCCTGAAGGACGTGGAGCACAAGCCGCACTCGTTCTACATCTCGCGCTACCCGTCGGTGATCGAGTCGACGATCTTCTGGCCGAACCTGGACCTCAAGTTCCAGAACACGACGCCGTACGGGATGTTGATCGACACGTCGTACACCAACGACTCGATCACCGTCTCGATGTGGAGCACCAAGGTCTACGACAGCGTCAAGACCGAGTGGGGCCCCAAGCGCGACGTGACCAAGCCTGAGAGCAAGACCCTGCCGGCCGGCCCGCAGTGCATCGCGACCTCGGGCAGCGACGGCTTCACGCAGGACGCCTACCGCGTCATCCACAAGGACGGCAAAGAGGTGCAGCGCGAGAAGTTCAGCTGGCGCTACGATGCGGAACCGCGTTACGTCTGCGAGAAGCCGTCCGACGAGGCCAAGGCGACGACCGAGTCGCCCGACAGCCAGTCGGAGCAGCAGTCGACCGACGAGCCGGTCGCGCCGGTGACGCCACCGACCGACTCGGGCTCGGGCACGAGCTCCGGCTCGGGCTACGGCGGCTGGGGCAACTGA
- a CDS encoding GNAT family N-acetyltransferase, which yields MLRRQDVGHRVVIRRIVGMREGRPLYSDALGELVAVDESNLTVATANGTIVVPLSEVHRAKRVPPQRRPTAADVIALELAADAAWPAPIRGHLGDWLLRSADGWTGRANSALPIGDPDRPLEAAIDAIEAWYAERGQPALINTPLPLAAPVGAALDARGWTARPLTLVQTAPLAPLVRDGEQPGVSLAKAPSDEWLAIYEARKRSLPPAARHVLTAPPEVRFASLHEGDTLVAAGRGAVVGDERRWLHLASIEVVPSHRRRGLARTVTAALAGWAAELGATHAFLQVEERNTAAVALYGTLGFTTHHSYLTREQPGAVSAGPPDGAC from the coding sequence GTGCTCCGACGGCAGGATGTGGGACACCGTGTGGTGATCCGGCGGATTGTCGGTATGCGCGAGGGTCGTCCGCTTTACTCAGACGCGCTCGGTGAGCTGGTCGCGGTCGACGAGAGCAACCTCACGGTGGCCACCGCAAACGGCACGATCGTCGTACCCCTGTCGGAGGTGCACCGGGCCAAGCGGGTGCCGCCGCAGCGGCGCCCGACCGCCGCCGACGTGATCGCGCTCGAGTTGGCCGCCGACGCGGCCTGGCCCGCGCCGATCCGCGGCCACCTGGGCGACTGGCTGCTGCGCAGCGCCGACGGCTGGACCGGGCGGGCCAACTCCGCGCTGCCGATCGGCGACCCGGACCGGCCGCTGGAGGCCGCGATCGACGCGATCGAGGCGTGGTACGCGGAACGTGGCCAGCCGGCCCTGATCAACACGCCGCTGCCGCTCGCGGCGCCGGTCGGGGCGGCGCTGGACGCCCGCGGGTGGACCGCCCGCCCGCTCACCCTGGTGCAGACCGCGCCGCTCGCGCCACTGGTTCGGGACGGTGAGCAGCCGGGCGTGTCGCTGGCCAAGGCGCCGAGCGACGAGTGGCTGGCGATCTACGAGGCGCGCAAGCGGAGCCTCCCGCCCGCCGCCCGGCACGTGCTCACCGCGCCGCCCGAGGTGCGGTTCGCCAGCCTGCACGAGGGCGACACGCTGGTCGCCGCCGGTCGGGGCGCGGTGGTCGGCGACGAGCGGCGCTGGTTGCACCTGGCCTCGATCGAGGTGGTGCCGTCACACCGGCGGCGGGGCCTGGCCCGCACGGTCACCGCCGCGCTGGCCGGGTGGGCCGCCGAGCTCGGCGCGACCCACGCCTTCCTCCAGGTGGAGGAGCGCAACACCGCGGCGGTCGCGCTCTACGGCACGTTGGGCTTCACCACCCACCACAGCTATCTGACCCGCGAGCAGCCCGGCGCGGTCAGCGCCGGACCACCCGACGGGGCTTGCTGA
- the fdxA gene encoding ferredoxin: MTYIIAEPCVDVLDKACIEECPVDCIYEGNRMLYIHPDECVDCGACEPVCPVEAIFYEDDVPEQWKDYTTANYEFFEDLGSPGGASKVGKIEKDHAVVAAQPPREGEH; this comes from the coding sequence GTGACCTACATCATCGCGGAGCCGTGCGTCGATGTGCTCGACAAGGCGTGCATCGAGGAGTGCCCCGTCGACTGCATCTACGAGGGCAACCGGATGCTCTACATCCACCCCGATGAGTGCGTTGACTGCGGGGCCTGTGAACCGGTCTGCCCGGTCGAGGCGATCTTCTACGAAGACGACGTGCCGGAGCAGTGGAAGGACTACACCACGGCCAACTACGAGTTCTTCGAAGATCTAGGTTCGCCCGGTGGCGCCTCCAAGGTCGGCAAGATCGAGAAGGACCACGCCGTCGTGGCCGCGCAGCCGCCGCGGGAAGGCGAGCACTGA
- the dapC gene encoding succinyldiaminopimelate transaminase, with product MRVSATLPDFPWDLLEPAKAVAAGHPDGIVDLSIGTPVDPVPPAIQEALRTAADAPGYPLTAGTPAVRSAIRRWVARACGATFDDIGVLPTIGSKELVAGLPAQLGLGAGDVVVIPPVCYPTYEVGARLAGAKVMRADSLVSLGPATDVKLIWVNSPGNPNGRVLPPAHLRKVVDWARERGAVVASDECYLTLGWEVEPTSILSPSVNGGSLDGLLAVHSLSKRSNLAGYRAGFVAGDPALVGELLAVRKHAGLIVPQPVQAAMVAALDDETSATEQRTRYAARRGVLRDALEKAGFEISHSEAGLYLWASHDEDCWSTVDRLARLGILVAPGAFYGPTGERHVRVALTGSDERIAAAAERLSSVDG from the coding sequence GTGCGGGTCTCGGCCACCCTGCCGGACTTCCCGTGGGACCTGCTGGAGCCGGCCAAGGCGGTCGCCGCCGGGCATCCGGACGGCATCGTCGACCTCTCGATCGGCACGCCGGTCGACCCGGTGCCGCCGGCGATCCAGGAGGCGCTGCGCACCGCGGCTGACGCGCCCGGCTACCCGCTGACCGCCGGCACGCCGGCCGTGCGCTCGGCGATCCGGCGGTGGGTGGCCCGGGCCTGCGGCGCGACCTTCGACGACATCGGCGTGCTGCCGACGATCGGCTCCAAGGAGCTGGTCGCCGGGCTGCCGGCGCAGCTGGGGCTCGGCGCCGGCGACGTCGTGGTGATCCCGCCGGTCTGCTACCCGACCTACGAGGTCGGGGCGCGGCTGGCCGGTGCCAAGGTCATGCGGGCCGACTCGCTGGTCTCGCTCGGCCCGGCGACCGACGTCAAGCTGATCTGGGTCAACTCGCCCGGCAACCCCAACGGCCGCGTGCTGCCCCCGGCCCACCTGCGCAAGGTGGTCGACTGGGCGCGCGAGCGGGGCGCGGTGGTGGCCAGCGACGAGTGCTACCTGACGCTCGGCTGGGAGGTCGAGCCGACATCGATTCTGTCGCCGTCGGTCAACGGTGGCTCGCTCGACGGCCTGCTGGCGGTGCACTCGCTGTCGAAGCGGTCCAACCTGGCCGGTTACCGGGCCGGCTTCGTGGCCGGCGACCCGGCGCTGGTGGGTGAGCTGCTGGCGGTGCGCAAGCACGCCGGCCTGATCGTCCCGCAGCCGGTGCAGGCCGCGATGGTGGCCGCGCTCGACGACGAGACGTCGGCGACCGAGCAGCGCACCCGCTACGCCGCCCGGCGTGGCGTGCTGCGCGACGCGCTCGAAAAGGCCGGCTTCGAGATCTCCCACTCGGAGGCCGGGCTCTACCTGTGGGCGTCGCACGACGAAGACTGCTGGTCGACGGTCGACCGCCTGGCCCGGCTCGGCATCCTGGTCGCGCCCGGCGCGTTCTACGGTCCCACCGGTGAGCGGCACGTGCGGGTGGCGCTGACGGGCAGCGATGAGCGCATCGCCGCGGCCGCGGAGCGCCTATCCTCAGTGGATGGCTGA
- a CDS encoding SIMPL domain-containing protein, producing MADPVVAVRGEAVHEVPPELARFSVTVVARDKDRETTLRRLAERADATRALIDGYGAAVERRESGNLQVYPERKRAGEKVAAYHGSVTTTVTVTDFGVLGDLMLRLADQDQTSVGGPWWELRPGSPAHRAVRRAAIDDAIVVARDYAAALGARITALVEVADAGMRPQPMYARAAATDAMEMGGGAPVVDLDPQVQTVHAAIEARFTISEPTALAQTAGHESRTSTATSTPG from the coding sequence ATGGCTGATCCGGTCGTCGCGGTGCGGGGCGAGGCGGTGCACGAGGTGCCGCCGGAGCTCGCCCGGTTCTCGGTCACGGTGGTCGCGCGCGACAAGGACCGGGAGACGACGCTGCGCCGACTGGCCGAGCGCGCCGACGCCACGCGGGCGTTGATCGACGGCTACGGCGCCGCCGTGGAGCGCCGCGAGTCCGGCAACCTGCAGGTCTATCCGGAGCGCAAGCGGGCCGGGGAGAAGGTCGCCGCCTACCACGGCAGCGTGACCACGACCGTCACCGTCACCGACTTCGGTGTGCTCGGCGACCTCATGCTGCGGCTGGCCGACCAGGACCAGACCTCGGTCGGTGGCCCGTGGTGGGAGCTGCGACCGGGCAGTCCGGCGCACCGGGCCGTGCGACGGGCGGCGATCGACGACGCGATCGTCGTCGCCCGCGACTACGCGGCCGCCCTGGGCGCGCGGATCACCGCGCTGGTCGAGGTGGCCGACGCCGGGATGCGGCCACAACCCATGTACGCACGGGCGGCCGCGACCGACGCGATGGAAATGGGCGGCGGGGCTCCGGTGGTCGACCTCGATCCGCAGGTGCAGACCGTGCACGCCGCGATCGAGGCCCGCTTCACGATCAGCGAGCCGACCGCGTTAGCCCAGACCGCCGGTCACGAGTCCCGGACCTCGACCGCCACGTCGACGCCGGGGTAA
- a CDS encoding nitroreductase/quinone reductase family protein yields MAAEATEIEITTIGRRTGQGHSIPVWFVREGKSTFLLPVGGAGSQWYKNLRENPTIKLNSASAKARLITDQQQVDRVVGEFSTKYGASDVRRYYPGVDVAVEVRDS; encoded by the coding sequence ATGGCAGCGGAAGCGACGGAGATCGAGATCACCACCATCGGCCGGCGGACCGGGCAGGGGCACTCGATCCCGGTGTGGTTCGTCCGGGAAGGCAAGTCCACCTTCCTGCTGCCGGTCGGCGGTGCGGGCAGCCAGTGGTACAAGAACCTCCGCGAGAACCCGACGATCAAGCTCAACTCCGCCTCGGCGAAGGCCCGCCTAATCACCGACCAGCAGCAGGTGGACCGGGTGGTCGGCGAGTTCAGCACCAAGTACGGCGCGTCCGATGTGCGGCGTTATTACCCCGGCGTCGACGTGGCGGTCGAGGTCCGGGACTCGTGA
- a CDS encoding nucleoside/nucleotide kinase family protein encodes MTAYPLDELVARAAALADLGPRRLLGIVGAPGAGKSTLAARLVEAIGPTAVLVPMDGYHLAEAELHRLGRHERKGAIDTFDGAGYVSMLGRLAAGGPETVYAPQFHREIEEPVAGSIPVPPEVRLVVTEGNYLLVPEEPWSGVRLLLDEVWYLDLDEQERLRRLVARHMAYGRSQAEAKARSYGSDQVNAELIARTRNRADLVVRLTG; translated from the coding sequence GTGACGGCGTACCCCCTCGACGAGCTCGTGGCCCGGGCCGCCGCGCTGGCCGATCTCGGCCCGCGCCGGCTCCTGGGGATCGTCGGCGCTCCCGGCGCCGGCAAGTCGACGCTGGCCGCCCGCCTGGTCGAGGCGATCGGGCCGACGGCGGTGCTGGTGCCGATGGACGGCTATCACCTGGCCGAGGCCGAGCTGCACCGGCTCGGCCGGCACGAGCGCAAGGGCGCGATCGACACGTTCGACGGCGCGGGTTACGTGTCCATGCTCGGCCGGCTCGCCGCGGGCGGTCCGGAGACGGTCTATGCGCCACAGTTCCACCGCGAGATCGAGGAGCCGGTGGCCGGGTCGATCCCGGTGCCGCCGGAGGTCCGCCTGGTCGTGACCGAGGGCAACTACCTGCTGGTGCCGGAGGAGCCGTGGTCGGGCGTACGGCTGCTGCTCGACGAGGTCTGGTACCTCGACCTCGACGAGCAGGAACGCCTGCGGCGGCTGGTCGCCCGGCACATGGCCTACGGGCGCAGCCAGGCCGAGGCCAAGGCCCGCTCCTACGGCAGCGACCAGGTCAACGCCGAGCTGATCGCCCGAACCCGCAACCGCGCCGACCTTGTCGTGCGACTGACCGGTTAG